Part of the Geodermatophilus obscurus DSM 43160 genome is shown below.
AGCGCGGTGCCCGGGGCGTTGGTGCCGGCGACCTCCTCGGCCCACCGTGCGCCCTCGACGAAGTGCATCGCCTCGGCCCGCGCGCGCAGCTGCCGGTCGCCCTCGACCCAGAGCATCCGGCCGTCGGCGTCGGTGATCGCGACGATCATCCGGTCGGCCTCGGCGTCCTCGACCAGCAGCCGGCGGATCACCGGGAGCACCGGGGCCAGCGGGTGCGCAGCGCGGTAGGCCAGCAGCTCGTCGTCGAGCAGGTCGACCGGCGGGGCCTTGCCGTCGGGGTCGACACCGCTGCCGAGGCTGCGCCGCCAGGAGTCCCAGACGACGGCGCGGACCTGGTCCGGGACCGTGGGACCGGAGCGGGTGACGAGCGCCTCGTGGGCCGCGCGCAGCCTCCGGGTGTGCGAGGGGTCGGGCAGGCCGTCGGGCAGCGCGACCCACGGGTTCACCGTCGTCACGGCTCAGCCGTCATGTGGTCGTCCGCGGGCTCGGGTCCATCGTCCGCCCATCGTGACCGCTCTTCCGCGATTCCACCAGGGAGCCGGTGGTGGGCAACCGGTTCGGGGACGGCGGCATCGGTGCAGGCCGGGCGGGGAGGAGCGCCCGGGGGTCGCGGGCCCGCAGCGCCCCCGCCCACAGGCCCGCGCCGTAGGCGAGGTCCTCCAGTCGCCGGGCGGCGGCGAAGCGCAGCGGCCCGACCCGTCCGCGGTGCGGCCACCAGGCGAGGACGGCGTCGGCGACGGCGGCCGCGGCGACCCCGCGCCGGGCGCGCCGGGAGACCGCGGCGGCGGCCAGCGCGAGCGGCCAGTGGTGCCGGGTGACGCTGCGCGCCAGCGTCCTCCCCGCCGCGGCGCCGCCCCGCACCACGAGGACCGCGGCCAGGCCGACCGGCGCGCGCTGTCCGGGCCGGGCCAGCCGGGACGCCAGGCGGGCGGTGGCGACGGCGAGCACCCCGGCGCCGGCCAGCGCGCCGGACCGGCGTCCGGTCAGCGCCAGCGCCCAGGCCCCCGCCGACCACGACGAGACCACCAGCGGCGCCACCGCGGCGCCGTGCCGGGCGGCCAGCAGCGCGGCGCCGGTGCCGTAGAAGGCGCGGCGGCGCAACCACTCGCCGGGCGCCGACCGGTGCTCGTGCGCCACCGCCGCCGACGGCTCGTAGCGCACCCGCCAGCCGGCCGCGACCAGCCGCCACACCAGGTCGACGTCCTCGGCGACCCGCATCGACTCGTCGAACCCGTCACCGAGGGCGTGCCGGCGGGCCACCACCGCCGCGCTGGGCAGGTAGGGGACCGCCGTCCCCGGGGCGACCGGTGCGGGGTGCGGGCCCATGTCCAGCGCGCTGACCGCGGCCTCGTACGGCTCGACCCAGCCGCCGCCGTCCGCGGGCAGCGCGGTGATCCGCGGGGCGACGAGCGCCAGCCGCGGGTCGGCGGTGTGCCGAGCCAGGGCCGACGACCAGCCCGGCAGGGGCACGCAGTCGGAGTCGAGGAAGGCGACCAGGTCCGTGGTCGCTGCACGCATGCCGGCGTTGCGGGCGGCGGCCGGGCCACGGGCGGTGGCGTGCCGCAGCATCCGGGCACGGTGCCGGCCGGCGATCGCGGTCACCGCGGCCGGGTCGGTGGAGCCGTCGTCCACCACGAGCACCGGGACGGCGGCGGTGTCGGGGTCGGCACGGAGCGCGGTGAGCAGCCGGTCGAGCTCGGCCGGGCGGTCCTTCACCGGGACGACGACGGTCAACTCCCCCGCCGGGGCGCCGTCCGGCTCGGGGTGGGCGAGGCCGGCGTCCAGCAGGCGGGCGGCCAGCGTGGCCGTGGTGGCGTCCCGGACGACGAGCCGGTCCCCGCGCAGCAGGTCGCGGGCCCGGGGCTGCAGGCGGACCAGTCGCAGCGGCGACCCGCCGAGCAGCGTCGTCCCGCCGTCGCGGCGGCGGACCCGGGGATCCAGCCGGACGGCGGTGCCGTCGGGGAGCCGGTCGGGCGGGGGGACGGCGACCGCTGGCCCCCCGCTCATGCCTCGGCCAGGACCTCGGCGGTCGTGGTGACCTCGACCAGCGGCGCGTAGCAGCCGAGGATCCGCATGGTGTCGTCGTGGGCCTCGTCGCTCGCGCCGGCGCAGGCGTCGGAGACCACCCGCACGAGCACGCCGGCGTCCGCGGCGGGCAGCACGGTGGAGAGCACGCAGCAGTCGGTGGCCACCCCGGCGACGGTGACCGGACCGGCGCCGACCAGCTCCGCGACCTCGGGCACCCACTTGCCGAAGGTCGGCGCGTCGACGACGGGGTGGTCGCGCGGGTCCTCGGAGAGCTGGAACAGCGGGAGGGCGTGCGCCTGCCTGAAGTAGTCGTACTTGGCGTAGTAGTCGGCCCAGGCGCCGGTCGGCTCGTCGGGGACGACGAAGCGGGTGAAGACGACGCGCTCGCCGAAGGCCTCCACCAGCGAGCGGATGCGCGGGCGGACCTCGTCGAAGCGGGGCGTCGTCCACGGTGATCCCGTGTCGCGGAAGACCTCCTGGTAGTCGACGACGACCAGCCAGCCGGACGGGGACCCCATGCCCCGGACGATAACCTC
Proteins encoded:
- the mftF gene encoding mycofactocin biosynthesis glycosyltransferase MftF (Members of this protein family, MftF, are glycosyltransferases, members of PF00535 (glycosyl transferase family 2). The encoding gene is found as part of the mycofactocin cassette, in Mycobacterium tuberculosis, many other Actinobacteria, and occasional members of other lineages. Mycofactocin itself, a putative redox carrier, is a heavily modified derivative of the C-terminal Val-Tyr dipeptide of the mycofactocin precursor MftA (TIGR03969).) — encoded protein: MSGGPAVAVPPPDRLPDGTAVRLDPRVRRRDGGTTLLGGSPLRLVRLQPRARDLLRGDRLVVRDATTATLAARLLDAGLAHPEPDGAPAGELTVVVPVKDRPAELDRLLTALRADPDTAAVPVLVVDDGSTDPAAVTAIAGRHRARMLRHATARGPAAARNAGMRAATTDLVAFLDSDCVPLPGWSSALARHTADPRLALVAPRITALPADGGGWVEPYEAAVSALDMGPHPAPVAPGTAVPYLPSAAVVARRHALGDGFDESMRVAEDVDLVWRLVAAGWRVRYEPSAAVAHEHRSAPGEWLRRRAFYGTGAALLAARHGAAVAPLVVSSWSAGAWALALTGRRSGALAGAGVLAVATARLASRLARPGQRAPVGLAAVLVVRGGAAAGRTLARSVTRHHWPLALAAAAVSRRARRGVAAAAVADAVLAWWPHRGRVGPLRFAAARRLEDLAYGAGLWAGALRARDPRALLPARPAPMPPSPNRLPTTGSLVESRKSGHDGRTMDPSPRTTT
- a CDS encoding cysteine hydrolase family protein: MGSPSGWLVVVDYQEVFRDTGSPWTTPRFDEVRPRIRSLVEAFGERVVFTRFVVPDEPTGAWADYYAKYDYFRQAHALPLFQLSEDPRDHPVVDAPTFGKWVPEVAELVGAGPVTVAGVATDCCVLSTVLPAADAGVLVRVVSDACAGASDEAHDDTMRILGCYAPLVEVTTTAEVLAEA